The genomic window ATGATCGGGGCGATCCGCAACCCGCATGTCCACATCATCAGCCACCCGGGAGACGGCACGGCCGAGGTGGATTTCGAGCCTATCGTATTAGCGTCCAAAGAGCATCACACGTTGCTGGAGATCAACAACAGCTCTCTCAACCCGGTCCGCAAGAAACTCACCGCCCGGGATAATAACCTCACGATCTTGCGCCTATGCAAGAAATACGAGGTTCCTGTGATTTTAGGGAGCGACGCGCATATCTCTTTCGATATAGCCCGGTACGATCATATCTACGAGTTATTGCAAGAGACACGATTTCCGGAGGAATTGATATTGAACGACAAGGTAGAGGCGTTCAAGAAGTTCATAGGGAGATAAGCGGTGCCTTACATCCGGGCAGATACATTCCTGCAACCGCGCAGATACGTATCTGCAGCGGGGTAGATACGGACGTGCATCCGTGCAGATACGTACCTGCAACCGGACAGATACGGACCTGCAACCAGACAGATACGGACCTGCAACCAGACAGATACGGACCTGCAGCTGGGTAGATACGGACGTGCATACCTGCCCGGATATCTCGTCACTTACAATGTTCCTTTATTAATTTGTCCACGACAGGATCACCCAACTCCTTCGCCTTGTTGAAAGCCTCGCACGCTTCCGCCTTCTTACCCTGACGGACGTAGCAGATGCCTCGCAGACGGTAGCAAGAGGCGAAATCCGGAGCGATCCGCAAGGCATTCTCTAAGCTCCTCAACGCCTGATCATAGTTTTCCATACGGATATATACGGACGCTTCCTCCGCCGGATAAGTCGGGTCGCCCGGATTCAAGCGGATCGCGGATTGGATATCAGCCAAGGCTCCGGGGAAATCGTTCATGCGGAACTTCGCTTGCTCGCGGTAATAGAAGAAGCGGTCGCCGACCTGTCCTTTCAAGAGATCGTAGTATAAATCATAATCGTCCACGGCCTCCTTGTATTGCATCAGTTTCAAGCGGAGATCCACCCGTTCCAAGATATAGGGAGCGGCCTCGTTCGTTGGCGGGTTGCCGCATTTGGCGATGGCGCTATCCAGCAAGGCGATGATATCCCCGAAGTTAGCGCCCCGGATATTCGCCTTCGCCTTCGCCGCCCAATACCAAGAGGTAGAGGAAGCCATATCGCTATCGTTCACCTTCATATAATCAGCGAACGCCTGCTCGAAATCTCCTTTATAAAAATGGATGTCCCCTTCCAATTGGCGATAGACCGGCAAGTCCTCCTCCCCGATCGCTTTTTGTATCGCCTCGGTAGCGGCATCGACGGTCCACTGCTCCTTATTCAAGGTCGTATCCGCGGCGGCCACACCGTAGATCAGCTTGGCTCGGTTGAACCAGACATCCCCTTTCCGCTCGCTGAAGCGGGAAGCCGTGTTTATATCTTCCAACGCCTTATCCAGACAAGCCCCCTGCTCGGCCTCCGTAGGAGCCAGATCCGCACGGTGGTAAGCGTAATGATTGGCACGGTTCAAATACCCGTCGGGAGAATCCGGGAAAGTGGCGATGAAATCATTCAAGGTAGCCAGATACGTCTTCGGGTCTTGCGAGCTTGCCATCAGGTATAAGGAGACCTGCGCTTGGCTCGCGTCCGCCGGCCACGCCTTCCGGATACCAATCCGGCTATAGGTGGAATTAAAGGCGTCCGCCGACTGAATCGTCAAGCTATTCGCATATCCCGCCGAGACCGCGTAGGAATCTTCCTTCTTCCCCGACGCGTCTTCCTGCGCCAAGCCGAACACCTCGCCGTCCGCCGTCAATACAGGAGCGTTTACCTGCCCGCTTTCCAGCGCCATCGACAATTTATAATAGCTGAACGGCTCCTTCAACTTACTGACCTCCGAGACCGGTCCTTCCCCGAACTTCGTGATCTTACCGGTCGAGTAAGGCATCAGATAAGCGGTAGCTCCTTGCGAGATCGGCTCACGGGCGATCGGCAAGAACACGGCTTTCTTCGGCACCTCTACCTTGAACTTGATCACGTCATATAATTCATCAGCCCCCAAGATGCGGCTTACCGGATATTCTTTTCCGTCAGCGTCGGTCACGGTCGCCCTCGCCGCATCCTTAAACAAGGAATAGCCGGACAACGCCTCACCGGTCTCGGTTATGAAAAATCCCGTACCGGACGCTTTCTTCTGGTTATCTTTTCCATAAGTGGTGACGGTAACCACCGCCTTTCGTTGCTTATCCATCCATTTGGGCGCTTTCTTTTGCGCCGCCACCCAAAATACTTGGCAACAAATCGTAATCAACAGAACAATTCTTCTCATTTCGTTTTCATGTTATCAGAATATACGTCGCAAATGTAAATATTTATACCGGATAGGCGAACAAATTAGGGAATTAATCTATTATGAGTATATTTGCGGAAACACTTATAAAAAACCGCGAGATTATGAGACTAAAATCATGTATGCTTATGTGTAGTTTATTCATGGCGAGCTTAGCCTCCGCTAGTAACTTCGCCTCGGATTCTTTCAAGACCAAGAGCGGAAAAGAACTGACCATCACGTTCATCAAGCACGGCAGCCTGATGCTTACGTACGACAATCATTCGATACAGGTAGATCCTGTCTCCGAATACGCCGATTATACGACTTTCCCGAAAGCCGATATCATCTTGATCACCCACGAGCATGGCGATCATCTGGACCCGAAAGCGATACAAGCTGTCGAGAAAAGCGATACGGAAATCATCGCCAACGAGAACAGCCAAAAGAAGCTGGGAAAAGGGAAGGTCCTGAAAAACGGCGATACGGATACCTCCATCAGCTATATGAAGATAGAGGCCGTCCCCGCCTATAACACCACACCCGGACGGGATAAATATCACCCCCGCCACCGGGATAATGGCTATATCCTCACGTTCGACGGACTAAGAGTCTATATAGCCGGCGATACGGAAGACATCCCGGAGATGAAAGACCTGAAAGACATCGATATCGCTTTCCTTCCCGTCAACCAGCCTTATACCATGACCGTCTCGCAAGCGGCGAAAGCGGCCCGGATGTTCTCGCCTAAAATCTTATACCCTTACCATTACGGGGATACGAAGATCGGCGAGTTGAAAGATGCCTTGAAAGATAGCGGCATCGACGTCAGGATACGGGAGCTACAATGACGACAAGGCACGGCTAGCCTTTAAGATATTCCGCCGGTACACCCAGCAAGCCAAGAGGAAATAAACGGCACATTGCACCCACAACGTCACGTACTCCACACCGACTTGCTCAATCGACGCTCCCATCGAGTTGAGCTGTACATAGGCCAGCGTAGCGGGAGCCGCCGGAATGATATAATGGGCCATTTGCCAATACCAAGGCATCAATTCCAAGGGATAAGAGACTCCGGAAAGAAAGATCAAGCCTACCGAGAAGAAGGCGATCATCAATAACGGAGCCTCCGAGTCCGTAAAGAAATAAGAGGCGGCCAGCCCAAAGAAGCTGGTAGCCAGCAAGAAGGGTATCAGCAGGATCAAGGTGTTCAGATAATTACCGATATCCGGCAGGCCAAACAATAGCGGTATCAAGCCCAACAAGAACAAAGCGAAAATCGTATACAATACGCAATACACAAAGGTCTTGCTGATTATCACCCTAGCGATCCGGCCAAAGGATAATCCCTCGGAAGCGAAACGAACGATGGTACCCGAATCCCGCTCTTCCCCGCTTATCATACCGATCACCATCAACAAGGTCTGGAACATAATGACGATCAATACCGCCGGGATCAAATAGGTTCCATATCCTTCCGTAAAATTATACAACGCCGTCCCGACCACTGATATGGGTTGCGCCGAAACGATCTTGGAAGCGTCTTGCTGGGGCAAGAACACCAACATCTCCGGACGATACCGATCGTTCAACGCCAACATGGCACCGCTGGACGCCTCCTGCATCGCCATATAATATAGGAAGGCGCTTGTCGTCTGGTACATGATAAACAGGGATTCATTCCCTCGTGCCACCCGGGTCTCGAAATCAGAGGGAAGATACAAGATACCTACGGCATCCCCCTCCTTCATCCACTCCTGCGCCTCGGCGTAATCTAAACCATCGGCGATTACCGAGACTTGCGGAGTGGCGTTCAGTAAACGGATGTACTCCCGGCTCAAGTCGGTCTTTGAGTCATCGACGACTACCACCGGGGCGTTACGCACCAGATCCGGGGCATACATATAATTATACAGCAGGCCATAGAGAAATATACCTCCTACCAAGACGAGCAAGATAGCGTAGCTCGTGGAGATCGTCTTAAACTCGTCCTTGACCAAGGAAGCGATATCCGCCAAGGTTCCTTTCATATTATCGGATGTTCTCATATTTATGACTTAAAATAGCGGTTTTCAAATGTGGCAACAGCACCAATGCCAATAACATAAACGCAAACAACGAACTTACGTTTACCCATGTATAAGGAAATCCGTAATCGCCATACAATAAGTTCTGGTTGATCTCCACGAAATGCCGTACCGGAAACAGGTACGAGGCGTAATGTACGGGAGCGTACATGGAATCGACCGGGAAAGTAACGCCGCATAAAGTAGCCCCCAGCGAACCGACCATAGACACCACGCTAATCACGATCGCTATAGCGGGAAACAACGAGAACAGGAATACCGCCAACGCTTGCGTAGCGACCACGAACAAGATCGCCGTCAAGTTCAATGGCCAGAAACCGCAAGCGAAAGGAATATGCATGACCCCGAACATGATATAGTTAGCGAAGACGCTCATGATACAAAAGATAATCGTATAAGGGAGCAGTTTGCCCACCACCGCCACGAACATGTTCATCCGTGCCGCCTCCAGCCACTCATCGCCTGTCCGGAACTTGATCTCGCTACCGATAGCGTACACCGTAACCAGCAAAATGATCACTTGGAAAAAGACAAAGAAAAAAGGATTGCTCAGATAAACGGAATAATCCAGATCCGGGTTGAACAGCGGGTGGCTACTGGATCGTACCGGTAATAGGAAGGTGGTTATCTGATTCTCCCCCACCCCCATCGCCGTAGCTTGCACAACCACCGGGGCGAGCGAAAGCGTACGCAGCAGGGTCTCGAAGGCCCCACGTACCTCACCGCCCACGCTCAACAAGGCATAGTGGTAATAATACGATAAAGTAGCGTCACGCCCCGCCGTGGCATCCGCCTCAAACTGATTGGGGATCACTAAATAACCGTAGATTTCTTTTGCTTGGGTAGCATGGCGAGCGGTCTCTTGGTCCGTATAATGCCGGGTTACCCGGAAAGTCGGTACCGCCTCTACCTGCCGGATGATCTCCCGAGACATGGAGGTGTTGTCTTGGTCCACTACCGCTATCGGTATATTCTCCATCTGCCCGCTTCCGAAAATCGTAGACATGAAGAATATACAGAACAAAGGCAACACGATACACACCCCGAAATATAATCTCCGGGAAACCATGCGATCCAGTTCCCGACGTAAAACCATATAGAAAGGACTCTTCTTTAGCATAGCGACAATAAATTATTTAGTTGTAGAGACGGAGCGTGCTTCGTCTCTACAACTGGATAGTATCAAGGGAGTTGATAGAGTACGGACATACCGGGACGCAATCCCTCCACCTTCTCCACCGGCAAGGCATGTATCTCGAAGGTACGCAAGTCATAGCTACCTGTCTGCTTGGTAGACTTCCAAGTAGCGAAACTGCCCAACGGACTGATATAATTGATCTTGAACTCAATATCCTTCTGATCGATCGCCGGTACATCGGCGACAAACGTTCCTCCCATCTTAAATAAAGGCAAACGATCCTCACGTACGTTCAATACCACATGCACGTCATCTAATACGACTAAGTTCATGATTGGCATCCCGGCCCCAACCAACTCTCCCCGTTTCGGGAAAATAGCTGAGATTTGTCCGGATTCCGGAGCCGTCAACCGAGCGTCCTGTAAGAGAGCCGCCACCTCCTCCACGGTTCCTTGCGCCGCCGTCACCAACGAGCGGGCGCTCTCCTTATCTTGTATCTGCGCCCCGTCTACCGCCATTTGATATTGGCTATAAGCGGCACGTTCGGCGGCCTCAGCCGCTTTATACATGGCCTCCACCTCATCTTTACGCTGTGAGGTTACCACGCTATCTTTATACAAGGCATTGACCCGATCATAGGTAATCTTCGCCAATTGTAAATCCGATTTGGATTTATTCCACAATTGTTGCAAGGAAGCGATGATTTGCTTTCGTGTACCCTCATCCACTTTCTGGTGCTGATACTTCGCAATGTTCTCCATGGCGTTCACCTGTTGATATTTAGCCAACGCCTCCGGACTATTGATGACGACCAAGGTATCGCCTTGGCGTACATTCTGTCCCTCTTTTACCAGAAAGGTATCGATACGCCCCGGTAACTTGCCGGAGATACGTATTTCCGTTGCCTCGATCTGCCCTTGCAAGATCACCGGCTTCTTTTTCAACAAGATCATCCCGATCAACGAGACAACTATAACAATCGCCAAGACTGCGACGAAGGCCACACTCAAATATCTCTTAGTTTTATCCATAACTCCTAAATTTTCAATTCTCAATTTTCAATTCCCCAAAAGCTCCTCGGTCTTTCCCTCCATCTTGTATTGGTGGAACTGCTCCGGCGTACCGCAGACAGACAGCAGATTAATCAAGGCTACATCATACTGATAATAAGCCAAAAGAAAAGCGGTCTTCACCTTCGCCAGCATAACCTCGGCATCGACTACCTCCGTAGAAGTAGCCATTCCCTCTTGGAAGGATTTCTTCCGCACCCGGACCAGTTCCCGGCTCATCTCGATCGTCGTATCCAAAGCCTTTACGTTATCCAAGGCATTTTGTAGCTGGCTGTAGAATTTATCGATACCGACCTCCAGATCCGTAATCGCCTTCTCCTTACCCAAACGAAGCGACTGACTAGCGATCTTTGCCTGCCGGATGGTTTTCTCCCGGTTCAAGCCATCAAAAATATTCCACGTAAAACCAACTCCCACCATCGTACGAGGCAACAAATATTTATCCAGTCCATCAGCGTACAAAGTCTGTTTGCCGAATAAAGCGATATTCGGGACATAAGCGGACCGGCCGATCTTTAGTTGATTATCGGCTACAACCTGCTGCAATTTCAATTGATTGACTATATAATTATTCATCGGAACCAGATCCTTGAAGTATTGAGCCGGAGGAAGCGCCTCATTAATGAATAAAGGAGTCGTGGTACGTACGTCACTCCCCTCCTCCATATTAATCAAGCTTTTAAACGCCTGTTGAGCGACCGTTAAATCCTTACGGGCCGATTCCAGTTCTCGTTTCGCCTCGTCCATACTTACCTGAGCGAACAGACGCTCGGCCCGATTGATCATCCCGTTTTGCTCTAATTTAAGGGCTTGGTCATAATGGGTTTTCAAAGAATTGTACACTTCCGTTTTTACGTCCACCACACTTTGTCCCAGACGAAGCCCGAAATAAGCCTCGATCAATAAGGATTGTTGGTTGGCATCCACTTGATTCCTATTCACCTCCGCTATAGAGACCATCGTCTTTCCGATCTTGTTCGCGTAGATACGTTTTCCTCCCGTGAAAACAGGCCACGTCACCGTAGCGTCTATAGAAGTGATGTTTTGGGAGATCAGCGGAAGCGAGAAAGTACCTTGCCCGATCTTATCCAATACCGACATGATCAGCTCATTATCCGGGATATAATTATGGACAAACTCCTTCGCCGGTTCCGTATATTTACTCAGCGACTGCCGTACCTCTATCGGATTCGACATATGTACGAAAGCACCCGCGGCGTTCACCGACGGATACCAAAAAGCGTTTAGCTTTTGATGCTCATTCCGAGCCCATTCCACTTCTTTCCCGGCTATTTTCAAGCTTTTATTTTCCTTATGAAGCAGGTCGAGAGATTGTTCCAAGCTTAAATCCACATCGTTCCCTTGGCTCCATGAAGCGCATGGAAGAAGATACAGCAAAAGAATACTGTAAGATACTATATTACTCACCATAAACTCATTTAGTAATTGACGTTCAGTTGGAGTAATAACAGCGAAAAAGGGAGGATTGTTTTTACTTCTTTTTCAAGTTGGGAAGGAACCAAGTAACCAGTCCTAAAAGAGGCATGAAGCCACATACGTTGTAGACAGCCTCTATTCCATAATGATCCGCCATATTTCCTAATACGGCCGAGGCTATACCCGCCACACCGAAAGCAAATCCAAAGAAAAGTCCCGAGATAAGACCTAATTTATAAGGAAGCAACTCTTGCGCATACAACAAAATAGCCGGGAACGCCGATGATAAGACCAAACCCACGCAAAAACTAAGCACGATCGTCCAAGCGAATCCCACATGCGGCATCAACAAGCTAAATGGGGCTGCCCCTAGAATCGATCCCCAAATCACATATTTCCGTCCTATCTTATCACCGATAGGACCACCCGCCAAGGTTCCCATGGCCGTAGCGATCAGGAAGACGAACAAACAGATCTGCGAAGTCTGTACACTCACCCCGAATTTATGGATCAAGTAAAAGGTATAGTAGCTATTCAAACTAGCCATATAGATATATTTAGAGAAAATCAAGGTCAGCAATATCGAGATCGAAAAGACTGTTTTTCCCAAAGAAAGAGGCATCTCCACATGCGTCTCACCCGACTTCTTCTGCCATTTCACCCGACTCAAATACGCCTTATACCAACGGCAGATAGGAATCATCACCAAAATAGCGACGAATGCCAGTATAGAAAACAAAGCGATATGAGTCCGTCCATAAGGCGCCACCAATAAAGCAACCAGTAGCGGACCTAACGATCCGCCCTAATTACCACCCACTTGAAAAAGCGATTGTGCCAATCCCCTACGCCCTCCCGACGCTAGCGAGGTAATCCGGGACGCTTCCGGATGCAAAACCGAAGACCCGATACCTATCAAGAATACGGAGATCAAGACCCAATGGAGCGTAGAGGAAAAAGCGAGATTCAACAAGCCGACCAACGTAAAACTCATACCAATAGGTAACGACCAAGCCACGGGACGCTTATCAAAAACCAAACCGGTTATAGGCTGGAAAACAGAAGCGGATAATTGATAAACAAGCGTAATCAACCCGATTTGGGCGAAGCTCAACGCTAAATCATCCTTGAAAAGTGGATAAACCGCCGAGATAACGGATTGCAACGAATCATTCAAACAATGCGTAACGCTTAACGCCACTAATACCCGGAATGCTGTTTTATTTACCGGCTGCTGTTTAGGAACCTGCTCCATGACTGTCCATATTTCTATTTAACCTCATGCTCATTAACATTTCAAAAACCACACAAAAAGTTAGCTAATTTCTAGAAAAACAAACCCTAAGAGCCTATTTTAACCATAGTTAATACAACTATTCTTTCGGTTCTTTTCATTTCTTTATGTTAATCGGCTTAATCTTAATACCTATGAGCCTTGTTTTCTCAGTGATACTTCAGAGCTGTATCCCGGAATGAGCATATATCTTATAACTCACTCCCAAAACAAACGCCAAAATCCCTTATCTGCCATCATTCCGACCCGAAGTTAAAGATCGAGATCATTAACGGGAACAGCCTCTGAAGTTTTTTATATTTATTCCTCTTCTTCTCCCTCGTTCGCCGAATGTAAGATAAAAGTAGTAGCGCCAATCGTTACGATCGTACCCTCCCCGATACGTACTTGTTCTTTTTTACCGACCAATACATTTTTCACAAAAGTCCCGGTCAAGCTAGGAAAGTCACGCACCATATAAACGAACTTGCCATTAGTGTCTTTCTTTACATTAATCACACAATGCTTACGCCCCATACTTGGATCGCTCGTGATAATAGGGACATCTACACCTTCCGTATCCTTATTACGGCGACCAATCACATTATCTCCCATCACTAATGGTAGATCTTGCTTAAAAGCAAAACCATTCTCGATAATGGTAATATAACCGCAAGAGAAATCCGGTTCCTTCACCTCTTTTTCCTCACCGGTAGCCGTCTTCACCACCTTTCGGCCCAATTTAATCTTAAATTGCGCTCCACACTGCGGACAGACGAAGGCTAATACCTTCCCTTCCGGATATTTGGTCTCATCAAAAGACAACTGATTATCACATTTTGGACAGAATACTCTTTTCATACACTTAAATACAGGATCTAGTATTACAAACGGAGCGCAAATTTACGAAAAAACCTTCAGCTACACTCCTAAAATCTCATGGTTATGATTTTTTGAAACAAAAAAGGCTATCCATCACGGACAGCCAATCTCAATTGTTAACCTTAAATCTAATACCATGAAAAACACAGTGCAAATATAGAGGTTTTATGTTATGTAGCATAATATTTTATTTGCAAATCTCATTTCCTTAACCAGATTTAACAAAACCATGCTTTAAAACATATCCGTAAAATAATATATATTCCCTTAGAACTTAGGTTCATTCTCTTTAATCTCCTTCAAAGGCAAGGTAAACCAAAAAGTGGAACCTACTCCCAATGTAGATTCTACCCCGATTCGTCCCCCTAGTTTCTCGATAATATTTTTGCAAATCGCCAATCCTAATCCGGTACCTTGTTTGCAAGCGTTCAACTTAACAAAGCGATCGAATATAGTTCTACAATCGTCATCCGAGATTCCCATTCCCGTATCCGAGACCGAAACTCGTATTTCATCATTCGATACCTTATAGGCTAATTTGATCTCACCTTCCGAAGTAAACTTAATCGCATTTGTCAAGAAATTAGAAATAACCTGTATGACTCGTTTCGGATCTGAGAAAACGGTCACGGGTTGTGAGCCCCGGTCGAAAACAAATCGAACGTTTTTCGGAATCTTCAAGGCATGTACCGCATAAGTTTCCTCACAGATCTCCTTAAAATCAAAATTTTTCTTCGTAATGTCAAAGGTTCCCGCCTCAATCTTTGAGAAATCAAGGATATCCTCAATCAATTGCAGAAGCAATTCACTATTCTTGTCAATGATATCCACATAAAACTCTCGTTCCTCCTCCTCTATCTCCTTGGTCTCTGCCAGTATATTCGCAAAACCAACAATAGCATTTAAAGGCGTACGGATCTCATGACTCATATTCGCCAAGAACATAGACTTAAGCCGATTCGCCTCTTTAGCCTTAGCTAACTCATATTCTTTCCGTTGACGCTCTCGTTCCACCCAGCGCAATTTATCTTGCATGGCGATCTCATCCGTTATGTCCATCAAGTAATAAAGGATTTTCGCTGGTCTTCCCGCCTCATCATATTTATAAGGGTACGCATACGCTCTCACCCAAACATATTGCCCCTCAAAAAGCTGTCGGTATTGAATACTATATTCACCGATCTCACCCGTAACAATCTTTTCAAAGCCTTGTACAAGTACCCTTTCCCGATCTTCCGGATGTACGATCTCACAAAAATCTTTTTTCGTTGTCAAGTTACTTGCTCTCAATCTGGATTTATTACCTAAAACACGTAAATCCAGATCGATATGCATCTTATCGGTTTTAACATCATATTCCCACAGCAAGGAATCACTGCAACGCATAACCGTTTTCAACTTCGTGAACAGTTCCTCTACTTTCTCCGACTTTTGATATTCTTCCGTCTCATCCGTAAACATTAGTACATATCCACAGATATCTTCAGCCTCTCCTTTCAACGGCACACATTTAATAGACAGACGTAAATTTATACCTTCCTTTTTTGGGTCTATGTTATAGTACTCATTCGTTTGTATATTATCAAATTCATAATTACAATCGAACACAACCATTTCTCCCTGTTTCAGACGAGCGATCTTGTCCTCTGGAAAATTAGGATTCTCGAAAAGATTTATTCCCATAATATCCTTCCGGCTTATAGCGAACAAATTCTCGTCCGTCCTATTGAGATCCACTAGCTGCCCCCTCTCGTCATAAACTTCAATTCCAACAGGTAATTTCTGGAATAGGGCATTAAAGCTCATTTCCTCTAGCATTTTATTACATTGTCCCATCGTCATATTAAATTATAACCACTAATTCCCTACTTTAAATCAATCAAGCAATCTCCTCTGTTATTTATACAACAAATGAACGATAATAACGATTGCAGCAGAAGTTTAAAGTTATAGAAATAATATGAAAATCAAACATAATCATGTTGAAAATATATGTTTTCGATATTGAGAAAGAGTCATTCCCGTCCGTTGACGAAAGAAGCGATTCAATGTCGATTGAGACGGAAAATTAGTCAATATAGCGATCTCCTGTATATTTAATCGAGAGTCACGTAGCAACGACTTTACCTCTAACACTATATAGATAGATAAAAACTCCTTGGCTGAAATGCCACACCTTTCATTCATGATCGCACTTAAATAAGTTGTCGTTATATTCAATTTATCCGCATAAAATCCGACATTCTTGTGATTCTTGAAATTCTCTGCCACGAGACTACAGAAATCATAGATCAATTGCTCTTTTCTCAAACTAGTCCTGAAAGGGATTTTCTTACGCACTTTCACATAATAGTCGTAAACATCCATGTAAAAAATCCCCAAGTAACATATAATCCGCTCCCTCAGAAGCCCATTACCCCGATACCGCTCAAGCTCATTCTCTATCAATTTGCAAAATGATTGAAAACGCTCAATACCATTATTATCCTCTATATTATAGTAAAAATGATCCTTCACGAAAAAATGAAATCCCGGATCAAAATGACGTAAGGAACTTAATACATCCCCATGTAGTACATGTGGTATGATGATAAACTTCGCCGAGAAGTCCTCACTCACGTTCCGCATTGAGCATAACTGTCTCGGAAATAAGAAAATCAATTCATTCTTATTCCATACATGCTTATTATCAAGCAAATGAATGATCGCACTACCTCTATTACATACTGCTATTATCCCGTAATCCAAAAAAGAAGGTTCTGAAGTCAATGGACTATCTTCAATCTGTTCCGTAATAATAAAGTCTTTTTCTAATCCGCCTAAAAAACGATCACATGTATTATACCTATTCTCTTGCATATACTCTTATAAATTAAGGGAATACGAAATCTTACCTCCAACAACAATCAACAGAATAATATTATATTTTGTTCTGTCCGTTAAGGTCCCAAGTATATTCGTTTGATATTTTTCTTTCCTTACCCCCTCTTCTATTAGCCATCAAACCTTATATATCAATTGGTGCTAACAGCTAACCAAGGAAATCATAAAAAAACACAAGACAAAATTATATAATAAAAAATTGACTATTAAATGCATAACTAAACTAAAAGCGTACAAAAACACATCAATTGTATACAAAATCGAAACAGACAAAGAATAACCGAAAAAGATCATAAAAATACAATTAGCTTCATTGACAAAGTAAGTTAGCTGAAATACCAAAGCAAGTTAACTTACTTTGCCGATGAAATTAGCTTACTTTGAAAGTATGGATGTTACCCTCGGAAAGGGGCGCTTAAGCAGTGTTCTCAAAAATTCGTGTATTCATGCCTCTATACAAAAAAAGGCTATCCGTCACGGACAGCCAATCTCAATTGTTAACCTTAAATCTAATACCATGAAAAACACAGTACAAATATAGGTGGTTTTATGTTATGTAGCATACTGAATTATTTGCAAAATTCATTCGCTTAACTCGATTTAACGAAATCATGCCCTAAAACATAGTTATTAACAAGAAAACTATTCGTTCAGATCTAATAGCTTCCCAAGAAATCGTCGAGGGAACGAGGATCATCATCTGGCATCAATTCTTTTTTCAAACGAAATTTGCGTTTATAGATAGCGTCCTTCGTCACATTCA from Parabacteroides distasonis ATCC 8503 includes these protein-coding regions:
- a CDS encoding HlyD family secretion protein, translating into MDKTKRYLSVAFVAVLAIVIVVSLIGMILLKKKPVILQGQIEATEIRISGKLPGRIDTFLVKEGQNVRQGDTLVVINSPEALAKYQQVNAMENIAKYQHQKVDEGTRKQIIASLQQLWNKSKSDLQLAKITYDRVNALYKDSVVTSQRKDEVEAMYKAAEAAERAAYSQYQMAVDGAQIQDKESARSLVTAAQGTVEEVAALLQDARLTAPESGQISAIFPKRGELVGAGMPIMNLVVLDDVHVVLNVREDRLPLFKMGGTFVADVPAIDQKDIEFKINYISPLGSFATWKSTKQTGSYDLRTFEIHALPVEKVEGLRPGMSVLYQLP
- a CDS encoding TolC family protein, yielding MVSNIVSYSILLLYLLPCASWSQGNDVDLSLEQSLDLLHKENKSLKIAGKEVEWARNEHQKLNAFWYPSVNAAGAFVHMSNPIEVRQSLSKYTEPAKEFVHNYIPDNELIMSVLDKIGQGTFSLPLISQNITSIDATVTWPVFTGGKRIYANKIGKTMVSIAEVNRNQVDANQQSLLIEAYFGLRLGQSVVDVKTEVYNSLKTHYDQALKLEQNGMINRAERLFAQVSMDEAKRELESARKDLTVAQQAFKSLINMEEGSDVRTTTPLFINEALPPAQYFKDLVPMNNYIVNQLKLQQVVADNQLKIGRSAYVPNIALFGKQTLYADGLDKYLLPRTMVGVGFTWNIFDGLNREKTIRQAKIASQSLRLGKEKAITDLEVGIDKFYSQLQNALDNVKALDTTIEMSRELVRVRKKSFQEGMATSTEVVDAEVMLAKVKTAFLLAYYQYDVALINLLSVCGTPEQFHQYKMEGKTEELLGN
- a CDS encoding FHA domain-containing protein; translated protein: MKRVFCPKCDNQLSFDETKYPEGKVLAFVCPQCGAQFKIKLGRKVVKTATGEEKEVKEPDFSCGYITIIENGFAFKQDLPLVMGDNVIGRRNKDTEGVDVPIITSDPSMGRKHCVINVKKDTNGKFVYMVRDFPSLTGTFVKNVLVGKKEQVRIGEGTIVTIGATTFILHSANEGEEEE
- a CDS encoding PAS domain-containing sensor histidine kinase gives rise to the protein MGQCNKMLEEMSFNALFQKLPVGIEVYDERGQLVDLNRTDENLFAISRKDIMGINLFENPNFPEDKIARLKQGEMVVFDCNYEFDNIQTNEYYNIDPKKEGINLRLSIKCVPLKGEAEDICGYVLMFTDETEEYQKSEKVEELFTKLKTVMRCSDSLLWEYDVKTDKMHIDLDLRVLGNKSRLRASNLTTKKDFCEIVHPEDRERVLVQGFEKIVTGEIGEYSIQYRQLFEGQYVWVRAYAYPYKYDEAGRPAKILYYLMDITDEIAMQDKLRWVERERQRKEYELAKAKEANRLKSMFLANMSHEIRTPLNAIVGFANILAETKEIEEEEREFYVDIIDKNSELLLQLIEDILDFSKIEAGTFDITKKNFDFKEICEETYAVHALKIPKNVRFVFDRGSQPVTVFSDPKRVIQVISNFLTNAIKFTSEGEIKLAYKVSNDEIRVSVSDTGMGISDDDCRTIFDRFVKLNACKQGTGLGLAICKNIIEKLGGRIGVESTLGVGSTFWFTLPLKEIKENEPKF
- a CDS encoding AraC family transcriptional regulator, producing MQENRYNTCDRFLGGLEKDFIITEQIEDSPLTSEPSFLDYGIIAVCNRGSAIIHLLDNKHVWNKNELIFLFPRQLCSMRNVSEDFSAKFIIIPHVLHGDVLSSLRHFDPGFHFFVKDHFYYNIEDNNGIERFQSFCKLIENELERYRGNGLLRERIICYLGIFYMDVYDYYVKVRKKIPFRTSLRKEQLIYDFCSLVAENFKNHKNVGFYADKLNITTTYLSAIMNERCGISAKEFLSIYIVLEVKSLLRDSRLNIQEIAILTNFPSQSTLNRFFRQRTGMTLSQYRKHIFST